Proteins from a genomic interval of Neodiprion lecontei isolate iyNeoLeco1 chromosome 2, iyNeoLeco1.1, whole genome shotgun sequence:
- the LOC107219522 gene encoding potassium/sodium hyperpolarization-activated cyclic nucleotide-gated channel 2-like codes for MTKFVWDNVTVLVFAIGFFTIPFNTSFKMLHSSKISTDDFNLYIYAFSWLGILMNCVTGVHDKKTSEIILEPKRIVSIYLKGFFFIDVFSSLPYDRLTMPWRVIPGPESNIYIPLLNLFPNLKLLRFLSMTTYTQRLFQYLNIRRAVGWNTVIFVLYLMHWFACLCYVLPALVMNFNKQNLHNCGCWMAELGLTNPPISLLYRNSIFMTVTNFTAGSYGIFPPEREGHIFICTLLMLSGMIFIDYAIVLVLGIKSKRYISETKYEEIMNQLHAYMRQKQLPEYMKRRLLAYYYYRFVKSFYREKEISSTLSENLRREIALHSSRRYVQNVVIFRDLPSDVLESIVVNLKMELYLPNDVIIKAGTQGDCMFFLASGTVAVLTPTGKEICHLEDGAHFGEVALLVRDQRRVASVVAIEVCNVFRLERKDFRRCIAVHSDLFAKIERLATGRMEKTVLLEEQNKRFLLQRSNRRTSATMRNLHTKSLYPDTKE; via the exons ATGACAAA GTTCGTATGGGATAACGTGACGGTGCTCGTATTTGCGATAGGATTCTTCACAATTCCATTCAATACGAGCTTCAAGATGCTTCATTCTTCTAAAATTTCTACCGACGACTTTAATTTGTACATATACGCTTTTTCTTGGCTGGGTATATTGATGAACTGCGTAACAGGCGTACATGATAAGAAGACCTCGGAGATAATCTTGGAGCCGAAAAGAATAGTGAG CATCTACCTgaagggtttttttttcattgacgTTTTCTCATCGCTTCCCTACGACCGGCTCACAATGCCTTGGCGAGTTATTCCAGGACCTGAATCAAACATCTACATCCCATTGCTTAACCTTTTCCCAAATCTGAAGCTCTTACGTTTCTTGAGTATGACCACATACACTCAGCGGTTATTCCAG TACTTGAATATTAGGAGGGCAGTGGGCTGGAACACTGTAATCTTCGTACTGTACTTGATGCACTGGTTCGCTTGTTTATGCTATGTTTTACCTGCCCTCGTGATGAACTTCAATAAGCAGAACTTGCAC AACTGTGGATGCTGGATGGCTGAACTAGGTTTAACAAATCCGCCAATAAGCCTGTTGTACAGGAACAGCATCTTCATGACAGTCACTAACTTTACGGCCGGCAGCTACGGGATTTTCCCCCCCGAACGGGAAGGCCACATCTTTATCTGCACTCTTCTTATGCTGAGCGGCATGATATTCATAGACTACGCAATAG TCTTGGTTCTCGGTATAAAGTCGAAGAGATACATCTCAGAAACTAAATATGAAGAGATCATGAATCAACTTCACGCTTACATGCGTCAAAAACAATTACCGGAGTATATGAAACGTCGTCTACTTGCCTACTACTACTATCGATTCGTGAAGAGCTTCTACCGCGAGAAAgaaatttcttcaactttaTCAG AAAACCTTCGTCGGGAAATCGCGCTTCACTCGAGTCGTCGCTACGTACAAAACGTTGTGATATTCAGAGACCTGCCCAGTGATGTCTTGGAGTCAATTGTTGTGAACTTGAAAATGGAATTGTACTTACCGAATGACGTAATCATCAAAGCAGGGACGCAGGGAGATTGCATGTTCTTTCTTGCCAGCGGAACGGTCGCGGTTTTAACGCCAACAGGAAAAGAG ATCTGTCATCTCGAGGACGGTGCTCACTTTGGTGAAGTTGCACTGCTGGTTCGTGACCAAAGGAGAGTAGCGAGCGTCGTGGCCATCGAAGTTTGCAATGTCTTTCGCCTCGAACGGAAAGATTTCCGACGATGCATCGCAGTGCACTCTGATCTATTCGCAAAGATTGAACGACTTGCGACAGGACGCATGGAGAAAACGGTACTCCTGGAGGAGCAGAACAAGCGGTTCTTGCTTCAGCGATCAAATCGCAGAACATCCGCTACGATGCGAAACCTTCACACGAAGAGTCTGTATCCTGATACAAAGGAGTGA
- the LOC107219536 gene encoding two pore potassium channel protein sup-9 → MKRQNVRTLSLVVCTFTYLLIGAAVFDALESDTERRRWEFLSEVRRNMMKKYNITPEDYRMVEIVIIENKPHKAGPQWKFAGAFYFATVVLAVIGYGHSTPVTIGGKAFCMAYAMVGIPLGLVMFQSIGERLNKFASVVIRRAKRYLKCQRTDATEMNLMLATGMLSSIIITTGAAVFSRYEGWSYFDSFYYCFVTLTTIGFGDYVALQNDQALSNKPGYVALSLVFILFGLAVVAASINLLVLRFMTMNTEDIRRDDNELQSASHHVLTLDGEVVAVNGKLLAGRVPMIHDTDDCVSVCSCTCLGTTNSEMLDSSGYQGYRPPSITASLRVKRASV, encoded by the exons ATGAAGAGACAAAACGTTAGGACTTTGTCACTGGTAGTCTGCACCTTCACTTACTTGCTGATTGGCGCTGCTGTTTTCGATGCACTCGAATCCGACACTGAAAGAAGACGTTGGGAATTTTTATCCG AGGTGAGGAGGAACATGATGAAGAAGTACAATATCACGCCTGAAGACTACCGAATGGTGGAGATTGTGATAATCGAGAACAAGCCTCACAAGGCTGGTCCGCAATGGAAGTTTGCAGGCGCTTTTTACTTCGCGACCGTTGTTCTTGCTGTGATTG GCTACGGTCACTCGACCCCGGTGACGATCGGAGGCAAGGCCTTTTGCATGGCTTATGCAATGGTGGGAATCCCCCTGGGTCTCGTCATGTTCCAAAGTATCGGTGAACGTCTCAACAAGTTCGCAAGTGTTGTGATCAGAAGAGCGAAGCGGTACTTGAAGTGCCAGAGGACTGACGCTACAGAGATGAACCTGATGCTGGCTACAGGCATGTTGTCCAGCATCATAATCACCACTGGGGCTGCAGTCTTCTCGCGCTACGAGGGTTGGAGTTACTTCGACAGTTTTTACTACTGCTTCGTCACCCTGACCACTATCGGCTTTGGGGACTACGTCGCGCTTCAG AATGACCAAGCGTTGTCTAACAAACCGGGGTACGTGGCCTTGAGCTTGGTCTTCATTCTGTTCGGCCTGGCCGTCGTTGCTGCGAGCATAAACTTGCTGGTACTTCGCTTCATGACAAT GAACACCGAGGACATCAGGAGGGATGACAACGAGCTTCAGTCAGCCTCGCATCACGTTTTAACCTTGGACGGTGAGGTGGTGGCGGTGAACGGCAAGCTCTTGGCAGGCCGCGTACCGATGATCCATGACACCGACGACTGCGTGAGTGTCTGCTCTTGCACTTGCCTGGGCACAACCAATTCCGAGATGCTCGACTCGTCGGGCTATCAGGGATACAGACCGCCGTCTATCACAGCCAGCCTCCGCGTCAAGCGGGCGTCTGTCTGA